The segment atctttttatatatttatttttatccataaaaaaaaaataaaaaatttcaaaAAGACACTTAAAATgtgatttataatataaattatcaaaatattttttaaatgtcgctcattaataaaacaatatatatatatatataaatcaatataataataataattttatatatattagatcATATGAACATACAAATGGTAATGCttcttattataaaatgtattaaaaacatatgtatatgtatatatatatttttttttttaaaaaaacaattttgCAGTGGTTATACACCTATagattttcctttttattttttaccttattgaattatatattcaattaATTCTTACTTTACATACTGTTTCatgtaaagaatatattaattacatttcttttataaatattttattttcaataatataaaattaaatatatcttatacTTAATCATCAAATTAATATTAGAAATAAATTTTTCAATAATTACGAggataaacatatttttttctattttctttcatttatatgaaatttaaatatatccatTCTGTCTTTTCAATAAAAGTtcaaataagaaaaataattttcctCATTGATAActtattacattatatatatatatatatatatatatgtaacataattattcatacaaatgaataaataaagaacaatttatttttttattatttcagtgattattataatataatttatttataaataacaaGTAGCTACCTTACTATTAttcacaaaataaatatcagtgctacatttattatttcaaataatttaaatgtaCGTTGctttattaaaagaacaaaaaaaaaaaaaaattaattcctatatcctttttcttttatatatttattcatatattatatatgacaaATGTAGTACAAATTAttgtatcatatataaatatgtatggattttaatttattaattattaagaAATTTCTAAAGTGCAAATTATAAttagatataataattttctattaacatacaattatataaataaaaactatttataatatattgatataataaaagtaaaaaagaaaaaaaaaaaaaatttggaaAATTTCAAATTTATCCAATGGCTTTGGTAATTTATAGTTTATTAGAATacgataaattatattttaaaaaataattatatacttttatattaaaattataaatttttccaaaaatataatatatataaatatatattatatatatatatatgggtgtgtatatgattataattaaagacggaaaaaaaaagacttttaaataataaattgaaaaaaagaaataataatattaaaaatatagattaaaaagaaaaaaaaaaaaaaaaaaaaaaaaaaaaaaaaaaaaaaattgtaatataaCCAAATGAAATGAACATGTATTTTTCAtgtaattgtatatatatatatatttatttatttatttatttatttatttatgtataagaattaaaaaaaataaaaaaaaaaaaagtcctAAACAAAGAAATTACACTAATTTTTATTCTAATGATtagtattaataaatattatagatcaaattaatattatataaaatataatattttccctAAATAATTAAGataacattttatttatatacacaataagaaaacaaaaaaaataaatagtatttatttatttattggtAAACCATGGGTGATCAATTAaatcttttaaattaaaactCTTCCTACTCTCAAGTGATATTAGATtctattaaaattaataaacaacatataaaaataaataaataaataaataaataaataaataaatatatatatatatatatatatatatatatatatatatatatattttatatatatgtatatatttttatttaatttttttagaaaattttatattacctTAATTATAGATTTTAATTCACGTGGCCATTTTCTTGTTAATTCCAATGCCTTTAGATTCATACCTTTTTCTacaattttgaaaaaaatttcatCTTGTGAAGCAGTAGCCTTATCCCATAAATGTCCTTCATTCCACAACCATATAAAAAAGGTTGCAACCATAAATTTGTCAGCAGCTAAAACATCAAAATAAAAGCGTTTTCTTTCACCTTGATCTGTTATATTACGTAAACTTGTATATGGATTTCTTATTTTCTCTGTTTTATGTAATTTCTTAATTTCCCAGCATTCCGGTGGTATATATGCAACTTTTCCAATACTAGGAATACACGATTCAAAATAACATAAACCATTTTCGTTTTTTATATGTCtcaaattatatgaataaacaGGAGTACTTTTACCAAAATCGCACAATCGCATACCtccatttttctttattaatatattctcAGGCGTAAAATCAAGATGTGCTAAACCAGCTTCATGTAATCTtactaataattttaatgattcaataagatatttttttttattattattatctataatagctaaaatattttcattttctgtaaataaaaattttttaatatctttaCCAAATAATTCTGATACTATCACAATATTTCCGTTTATATCATCTTTTATTCCTTTagataatatttcatttaatgtattcatattatcaaacattttttcttttgttatacctttataataatatatattgtctGGTTCAATTAatactttatataatttaggTGCTATACCAGGATAATATTCagttaaaaatgataatgccATTGCTTCCATTATGAAATTTTCTGAACCAAATACATATTCTCCattatatttcttcattaaattatattgcTTTACCCATACCTTTATAGGTATCTTTTTAACAAATAATCTTATATCATTACCAGAACCATCTTTTGAATTAATAACTACTTTAAACATCTCTTGAACTCTACCACTTCTCTCACTATAATTTTTGGTAGGCACCTTATGCAAAATCCAACTTTCATAATTCACATCATTAATTTCAAAATTTTCAGACATATCAAACATTTTCAAAAGAGTCTCTTTACCAATATCCcaattaaatatacatttattttttatttcttgttCTAAATCGCTAATAATATTTGTCTTCATATCAAAATTATCATAAGAATTATTTGAAACATTATCGTCTTCGTTCAAAGACTTTGCTATATCTACATATGGAGGTCTATTTACTACTTTTTCAATTTGCACATTTTCagttttttcatcatataaattattattattaatactattgttattattattattatctttcatttctattttttttttcctcctcttctttttttttttattgcatAACGAATAATCAccttcatcattatttttttttccattagAATCCTCAATCACAGTTGTATTTGTTGAatcatatataacattttttgtactatcatttttatcatattgtaaagtacattttatattatcatatatatgaaattttgTACTATCTGTTGTAGTACCTTTTAAATAATCATTTGTagaatgattattattatccttaATACTATCATTCATATAATCATTTCTAACATCCTTTAAATCATAtacttcttcttctttttcgaTTTTACGTAATAACAATTCTTTAGTCCCTTcttcatctttattattatccctTATAAATACAGATAAGCTTCTGTTATATctttcaaatattttatcatttaaaattatattggTTTCATATATAATCACATTCtacaattataaaaaaaaaaaaaaaaagaaaaaaaatttataaaacatatatatatatgatattatatagatgaacatattatttaagtCACATTGTTAACTTactagtaaaaataaaaataacactCCAATAAATTTCATTATAAGACTAAAGCGTTAAGATGgtacataaattttttttttttttttttttttattatatttagatttttatttattttattatattattttttttttattttttttcattattctaTAGAATCATAATTGAACCgatttaattaaaaacaaTCATACTGAATTAAGACATTTGTAaaatcacaaaaaaaaaaaaaaaaaaattaaattaatgaATTAggtatatacattattatatagttTATGAgaacattttaattatagAAAGTTTTATTAAAcctataatataaaaaactaaaataaaaacaacaaatatatatatatatatatatatatatatatatatatatatattatttatatataatgcaaAATTGTattcaaataaattattcttagtttaatttaaagaaaaaaaaattatattaaatatttttatacttaattatgataaatatgcTAAATGATAGCATAACActacaattttttaaataaataaaaatttatgtatatatatatatatatatatataatgctaTGATCGTTATATATAAGGACAGAAATATTACAATTCATACtttttacttatttatttatacatatatatatataatatattataaaaattttatgctcttatttaatttttataatataataataaaaatataagtatatgtaaaatatatatttcttttatgaaacaaaaaaaaaaaaaaaataaataaaataaaagaataaataaataataaaaataaattacatttgtataatttttataaaatatataattaaaatattctttataatatatacaatttttttgttattttctatgttcataaaaaatatatgacataagaattaattatatatatatgtatttttttttttttcatttataaatgatacaattataattttaatactGTCAAtacctttttttataatttagaaaaaaaaattgagaATTGTCATATAGTccttcataaatataatattaacatatgTGATCACATTACACTATCTcccttaaaaatataataacagaagaaaatgaatatatataattaaaagaacagtataaaagaaaaaatatatatatatttttatgaattattttttttttatcatatgtgtcatattctttttttttatacttttttgaaaaaaataaattatttatttatgagaTATATACTTTTCATTTCAAAAttcttctatatataattttttttttttttttatacattttttatcataagtaaacataatatataaaaatggaaattatgtattatatatatatatatatatatatatattatacacatgttttattatttgatcattaaaaattttacatatatattatatatatattataaatatgctttattatttgatcattaaaaaatttacatatatattatattatatatataatatatatatatatatatatatatatatatatattatacacataGTTCATTATTTgatcattaaaaaatttacatatatatatatatatataatatctattatatattatatattatatttatatattttcattaataagaataaaaaattatttttttcctatatatttacgaaatatataaaaaacatgtcaaaaaaataaatttaaatattatattttattaaatgttaAACAAAATGAggtttattttaaaaattttcctataaaaaattataatataaatatatgaaaattaatTCATgagtattttttaaaaaaaaaaaaatacaataacaaatattaacatattaataataaataacaaatattaacatattaataataaataacaaatattaacatattaataataaataacaaattttttaattataaaaaaaatacaaaaacaaatatgaaaaaaaataaaaagaaatacaaaggaataatataaaattagaaaaaaaaattttgaaaaaatttaaaaaaacaacattaaaaaaataaaattattacttttatttatgttttaatttattttattttttatgatttattaaatttttttttttttttttttggttgtTGATATTTTGCagttaattatattttatttatccatttttttgttcataaattaaacaaaataacatcttaaaagatatattactCATTACATGAAAACCATGGGTGATTAATTAAATCCTTGAACTGTAAATTCTTCCGTGTTTCTAATACTAACAATtgctataaaaaaaaaaaaaaaaacatatatatatatatatatatattaatatataatattatgtcaTGTTACTAtgctatatattttttattcattttccATTTAgtgtattaaaatattattttatattttatattttatatttttttttattactgatattatatattttaattcttctGGCCAAGTTTGCGTTGTTGGGAAAATATCCAAGTTCATGTTGTTCTccttgaataatataaaatcgTTATCTTCCAAAGAATCAGCTTTATTCCATAAATATTTGTAATCCCATATCCATATTAACATAATACCAagcatatatttatcaaCACATTCAacatcaaaataatattttttcctttcttcTTGATCTTCTATATTCCTTAAATGCATTAAAGCGTTATtaattttcatttcttttaattttctcCACAGATCTACGCATTCTGGTGGTTCATATTTTGGTTTTCCAACGGTGGGACAACAAGATTGAAATAAACATAATCCATTTGGATTCTTACGATGTCtcaaataatatgtatataaaggTGTACTTTTAGCAAAATCACATAAACGCATTTTGTGATTTTCACCAATTAATGTATTTTCAGGAGATATATCAAGATGAGACAACCCAGTATCATGCAACCTACTTACTAATTTTATCCAttcatgtattattttttttctttcattttcaCTAATATCACGATATATTCCccctttttttcttaaatatttGTAGGTATCCTTACCATAATATTCTGAAACCATTACTACATATCCtttcatattctttattaacatcctatttaatatataattaaatgaaataatatccTTACTCATATGTGATgttgaaatatttaaaaagttaCACCTATCTTCTGGTACAAATAATACTTTATACAATTTTGGTGATATACCTGgataatattttgttaaaaaaGCGTATACCATAACTTCCATTACAAAATTTTCTCCACCCATCAAATATTCTCCATATAACATATTCATTAAATCATATTGTTTTATCCATAAATTTATAGGTATCTtcttaataaataatgttaTATCATCCTTCTTATCACCTCCATTCGAAGGAATAACTGCTTTAAACATTTCGTGGCCCCTACCTCTCTCCGTATTATAACCTTTTGTTGGAATAGTAGTTAATTTccaatcataataatttactCCATTCATTTCAAAATTATCTGCATGACCAAGAAATTCATTTACAGTTTTATTTCCTAATTcccaattatatataattttgttttccGAATTCAATCGTTTCTCTAATTCACTTACACAAGGAACTATGGCATCCACATTAGCATTTAAATTctcattattcttatttgGTGTTATATCTATAACTTTCATATAGATATATGaatcatcttttttattatattcagtaaataataattcctttttattcataccattatcatatattctACTcactatattattattatcttgacatcttaaattattttgatttttttcatatttagaATTTTCATTTGTTATATCTTTTGattcctttttaattttacttttttcttcttctgtTTCTTCCTTTTCTATTTTCTCATCttctatttttcttttctgtctttttgtttttttttttttaaataaacgATTAAAGAAGGAATAACTCGATCTCTCATTAGCTATATTACTTTCAGCTAATTTTCTTGggcatataatatttacgcATCCTTTTgcaatacatttattttgtatttctgTCAAAAACTATgagaataaattattaatatataaaatttttactatatatataaatgtatgtatgtatgtatataatttattttgtataatttgttttctttatttttttttgttcttgtaTGCTtactaaaaagaaaaaatataatgagaTAACCAAAAGATACATAACAAAACCTtttaaattcaaaaaaagaccaatatatttattattgtatttattctttatatactTAAGGGGACATTTTATTTCCATTTTAAACATTTACTATTTCTATTGATTAATAATCCTTTCTATATAAGCGAAATAGTTATTAGGAAATTACTTGAATCCCAACAACTagattcaaaaaaaaaaaaaaatatatatatatatatatataaaattaaataaaataaatcatgatttcctttttttatttaattaaaatatttaatgtatattttaatttgaataaaataatacaaaaaaaaaaaaaaaaaataaaataaaataaaaaataaaa is part of the Plasmodium falciparum 3D7 genome assembly, chromosome: 9 genome and harbors:
- a CDS encoding serine/threonine protein kinase, FIKK family, whose product is MKFIGVLFLFLLNVIIYETNIILNDKIFERYNRSLSVFIRDNNKDEEGTKELLLRKIEKEEEVYDLKDVRNDYMNDSIKDNNNHSTNDYLKGTTTDSTKFHIYDNIKCTLQYDKNDSTKNVIYDSTNTTVIEDSNGKKNNDEGDYSLCNKKKKKRRKKKIEMKDNNNNNNSINNNNLYDEKTENVQIEKVVNRPPYVDIAKSLNEDDNVSNNSYDNFDMKTNIISDLEQEIKNKCIFNWDIGKETLLKMFDMSENFEINDVNYESWILHKVPTKNYSERSGRVQEMFKVVINSKDGSGNDIRLFVKKIPIKVWVKQYNLMKKYNGEYVFGSENFIMEAMALSFLTEYYPGIAPKLYKVLIEPDNIYYYKGITKEKMFDNMNTLNEILSKGIKDDINGNIVIVSELFGKDIKKFLFTENENILAIIDNNNKKKYLIESLKLLVRLHEAGLAHLDFTPENILIKKNGGMRLCDFGKSTPVYSYNLRHIKNENGLCYFESCIPSIGKVAYIPPECWEIKKLHKTEKIRNPYTSLRNITDQGERKRFYFDVLAADKFMVATFFIWLWNEGHLWDKATASQDEIFFKIVEKGMNLKALELTRKWPRELKSIIKNLISLESRKSFNLKDLIDHPWFTNK
- a CDS encoding serine/threonine protein kinase, FIKK family, whose amino-acid sequence is MEIKCPLKYIKNKYNNKYIGLFLNLKGFVMYLLVISLYFFFLFLTEIQNKCIAKGCVNIICPRKLAESNIANERSSYSFFNRLFKKKKTKRQKRKIEDEKIEKEETEEEKSKIKKESKDITNENSKYEKNQNNLRCQDNNNIVSRIYDNGMNKKELLFTEYNKKDDSYIYMKVIDITPNKNNENLNANVDAIVPCVSELEKRLNSENKIIYNWELGNKTVNEFLGHADNFEMNGVNYYDWKLTTIPTKGYNTERGRGHEMFKAVIPSNGGDKKDDITLFIKKIPINLWIKQYDLMNMLYGEYLMGGENFVMEVMVYAFLTKYYPGISPKLYKVLFVPEDRCNFLNISTSHMSKDIISFNYILNRMLIKNMKGYVVMVSEYYGKDTYKYLRKKGGIYRDISENERKKIIHEWIKLVSRLHDTGLSHLDISPENTLIGENHKMRLCDFAKSTPLYTYYLRHRKNPNGLCLFQSCCPTVGKPKYEPPECVDLWRKLKEMKINNALMHLRNIEDQEERKKYYFDVECVDKYMLGIMLIWIWDYKYLWNKADSLEDNDFILFKENNMNLDIFPTTQTWPEELKYIISQLLVLETRKNLQFKDLINHPWFSCNE